In Pseudomonas sp. MTM4, one genomic interval encodes:
- a CDS encoding PolC-type DNA polymerase III, whose protein sequence is MNMPWFNMRGPVLDLEQLQRRDRLPVPATPATCALSETRLVVLDLETSGLDMRRDIVLSIGAVVIENGGIDLGQQFESTLLRPAQKISESVLIHGIAPSELEAGEDPAEALLDFMEFVADSPILAFHAGFDQRMLARALKQTLGHKLRHPFLDVAELAPMLCHDNRPRQNGLDDWCSRFGLQVLQRHHASADALVTAELALILLSKARRQGLDSLAALNQRLTNWRRRQQAQLM, encoded by the coding sequence ATGAACATGCCTTGGTTCAACATGCGTGGTCCGGTATTGGACCTTGAACAGCTGCAGCGACGCGACCGGCTACCCGTGCCGGCGACGCCCGCTACCTGCGCACTCAGTGAAACGCGTCTGGTGGTGCTGGACCTGGAAACCAGCGGGCTGGATATGCGCCGCGACATCGTTCTGTCCATTGGCGCGGTTGTCATCGAGAACGGCGGTATCGACCTGGGCCAGCAGTTCGAGTCGACGTTGCTGCGACCGGCTCAGAAAATCAGCGAGAGCGTACTTATCCACGGCATCGCGCCGAGCGAGTTGGAAGCCGGCGAAGATCCCGCCGAAGCGTTGCTGGATTTCATGGAGTTCGTCGCTGACAGCCCGATTCTGGCGTTTCATGCCGGTTTCGATCAGCGCATGCTGGCTCGCGCGCTCAAGCAGACGCTCGGCCACAAATTGCGTCATCCGTTTCTCGACGTGGCCGAACTCGCGCCGATGCTGTGTCACGACAATCGACCGCGACAGAACGGGCTGGATGACTGGTGCAGTCGTTTCGGCCTGCAAGTGCTGCAGCGTCACCATGCCAGCGCCGACGCGCTCGTAACGGCCGAGCTGGCGCTGATCCTGCTCAGTAAGGCGCGCCGGCAAGGACTGGATAGCTTGGCGGCGCTGAATCAGCGGCTGACTAATTGGCGTCGGCGCCAACAGGCGCAATTGATGTAG
- a CDS encoding putative nucleotidyltransferase substrate binding domain-containing protein: protein MSKADAFAEAGKTAVLQNIHGTMEFLRKYPPFNQMEPGHLAYLVENCQLRFYSEGDCIISPDDGIVEHFYIVKQGRVHGQRPHSSKRGTETTFEVILGECFPMAALMGERATRTGHFAAEDTFCFLLNKPAFIKLVSKSAAFRDFAMRGVSSLLDLVNQQAQMRAVENLGSQYSLETGIGELALHHPVSCLPSMPLNEAVALMHEHNVGSIVVTDADLHPQGIFTLRDLRRVIGTGTIDLSMPIAQFMTHDPFHLPPDASAFDAAIAMTERHIGHICVVENGLLRGVISERDLFSLQRVDLVHLAQAISHADSVETLVIIRSRIQQLVDNMLAHGASSTQITRIITLLNDHSVCRVIELAIDALGNPGVPFTWLCFGSEGRREQTLHTDQDNGILFEAEDAAEAAHIRGRLLPLAERINQDLGTCGFTLCKGNIMAGNPQLCLSRQEWRRRFSSFIRESTPENLLGSTIFFDLRAVCGSSDGCERLRSDLLDEIAENRLFQRMMAENALRHRPPVGRFRDFVMTRKGDGKATLDLKVQGLTPFVDGARLLALANGISSTNTLDRLRQLVEKQVIDEKDGAAYEEAYHFIQQTRMQQHQQQAREGRPYSNRLDPDTLNHLDRRILRESFRQAQRLQSSLTLRYQL from the coding sequence ATGAGCAAAGCCGATGCCTTCGCCGAGGCAGGCAAGACTGCCGTGCTGCAGAACATTCACGGGACCATGGAATTTCTGCGCAAGTATCCGCCGTTCAATCAGATGGAACCGGGTCACCTCGCCTATCTGGTCGAAAACTGCCAGCTGCGCTTCTACAGTGAAGGCGACTGCATCATTTCGCCCGATGATGGCATCGTCGAGCACTTCTATATCGTCAAGCAGGGTCGCGTTCACGGCCAGCGACCGCATTCCAGCAAGCGCGGCACCGAAACCACCTTCGAAGTGATCCTCGGCGAATGCTTCCCGATGGCCGCGCTGATGGGTGAGCGCGCAACCCGCACCGGTCATTTCGCCGCCGAGGACACTTTCTGTTTTCTGCTGAACAAGCCGGCCTTCATCAAGCTGGTGTCCAAATCCGCCGCGTTTCGCGACTTCGCCATGCGCGGCGTGAGTAGCTTGCTGGATCTGGTCAACCAGCAGGCGCAGATGCGTGCGGTGGAAAATCTCGGATCTCAATATTCGCTGGAAACCGGAATCGGTGAGCTGGCCTTGCATCATCCCGTTTCCTGCCTGCCCTCGATGCCGCTGAATGAAGCGGTCGCCCTGATGCATGAACACAATGTCGGCAGCATCGTGGTGACCGACGCGGACCTCCACCCCCAGGGCATCTTTACGCTACGCGATCTGCGCCGCGTTATCGGTACCGGCACGATCGATCTGTCGATGCCGATCGCCCAGTTCATGACGCATGACCCGTTCCATCTGCCGCCGGACGCATCTGCATTCGACGCTGCGATTGCCATGACCGAGCGGCACATCGGCCATATCTGTGTGGTGGAGAACGGCTTGCTGCGCGGCGTCATTTCCGAGCGCGATCTGTTCTCGCTGCAGCGCGTCGATCTTGTTCATCTGGCGCAGGCCATTTCTCATGCCGATAGCGTCGAGACGCTGGTGATCATTCGCAGCCGTATTCAGCAATTGGTGGACAACATGCTGGCGCACGGCGCCTCGTCCACCCAGATCACCCGCATCATCACGCTGCTCAACGATCACTCGGTCTGCCGGGTGATCGAGCTGGCCATCGACGCGCTGGGCAATCCAGGCGTCCCCTTTACTTGGCTGTGTTTCGGCAGCGAGGGCCGGCGCGAGCAGACGCTGCATACCGACCAGGACAACGGCATTCTTTTCGAAGCCGAGGACGCGGCTGAAGCCGCACATATCCGTGGACGACTGCTGCCGCTCGCCGAGCGCATCAACCAGGACCTCGGCACCTGCGGCTTTACCCTGTGCAAGGGCAACATCATGGCTGGCAACCCGCAGCTGTGTTTGTCGCGACAGGAGTGGCGTCGGCGCTTCAGCTCGTTCATTCGAGAGTCGACGCCAGAGAACCTGCTCGGCAGTACCATCTTCTTCGACCTGAGAGCGGTCTGCGGCTCCAGCGATGGCTGTGAGCGGCTGCGCAGCGACCTGCTCGACGAGATTGCAGAAAATCGGCTGTTTCAGCGGATGATGGCCGAAAATGCGTTGCGTCACCGACCACCAGTAGGCCGGTTCCGTGACTTCGTCATGACCCGCAAAGGCGACGGCAAGGCGACGCTGGATCTCAAGGTGCAGGGCCTGACGCCCTTCGTCGATGGTGCCCGGCTGCTGGCGTTGGCCAATGGTATCTCCAGCACCAACACGCTCGACCGGCTGCGGCAGCTGGTGGAAAAGCAGGTCATCGACGAAAAAGACGGCGCAGCTTACGAAGAGGCCTACCATTTCATCCAGCAGACGCGCATGCAGCAACACCAGCAGCAGGCACGCGAGGGGCGGCCATATTCCAACCGGCTCGACCCTGACACCCTGAACCACCTGGACCGTCGTATCCTGCGCGAGTCCTTCCGTCAGGCCCAGCGCCTGCAGAGCAGCCTGACCCTGCGTTATCAGTTATGA
- a CDS encoding RNA polymerase sigma factor: protein MSAGGSSNQLFVGTLYRDHRDWLLSWLRRYQTCPHRAEDLSQDAFLRLLKRNDLGEVREPRALLATIARGLLIDHFRRSALERAYLDELALQPEETQPSAEEQLQIIEALREVNALLGHLSAKARAAFFYNRLDGLTHAEIAQRLGVSVPRVRQYLAQALRQCYIAVYGEPT from the coding sequence TTGTCGGCGGGTGGATCGTCCAATCAACTTTTTGTAGGCACGCTGTATCGCGACCACCGTGATTGGCTGCTCAGCTGGCTGCGGCGCTACCAGACCTGCCCGCATCGCGCCGAGGACCTGAGCCAGGATGCCTTTCTGCGTCTGCTCAAACGCAATGACCTGGGTGAGGTTCGCGAGCCACGTGCGCTGCTGGCGACGATTGCCCGCGGCCTGCTGATCGACCATTTCCGCCGCAGTGCGCTGGAGCGCGCCTACCTCGATGAACTGGCGCTCCAGCCTGAAGAAACGCAACCCAGCGCCGAGGAGCAGTTGCAGATCATCGAGGCGCTGCGCGAGGTGAATGCGCTCCTGGGTCACCTGTCCGCGAAGGCGCGCGCGGCGTTCTTCTACAACCGCTTGGACGGCCTGACACATGCCGAGATCGCCCAGCGCCTCGGCGTGTCGGTCCCGCGCGTACGACAGTATCTGGCCCAGGCGCTGCGCCAGTGTTACATCGCCGTCTACGGCGAGCCGACATGA